One Virgibacillus proomii DNA window includes the following coding sequences:
- a CDS encoding ABC transporter ATP-binding protein: MSQYVLEVNHLNKCYGKNKENQFHVLKDVAFHIEAGEFVGIMGPSGAGKTTLLNVISTLDQPTSGTIEIAGTNITTMKQNQLADFRSQQLGFIFQDFNLLENLTVYENIALPLSLQGVATKQIKPSVLKVANNLGIQDILTKYPTEISGGQKQRVAAARALIHEPAMILADEPTGSLDSKNAKSLMETLVHMNENLGTSIMLVTHDPLSASYCKRILFIQDGQLYKEIHRNHTRNEFHQNILDVLSEFNTPSELN; this comes from the coding sequence GTAAATCATCTAAATAAATGTTATGGAAAAAATAAAGAGAATCAATTTCACGTTTTAAAAGATGTCGCTTTCCATATAGAAGCAGGCGAATTTGTTGGGATTATGGGACCTTCTGGTGCAGGAAAAACAACCTTACTAAATGTTATCTCAACATTAGATCAGCCAACAAGCGGCACCATTGAAATTGCCGGTACCAATATTACTACAATGAAACAAAATCAATTGGCCGATTTTCGTTCCCAACAGCTTGGATTTATTTTTCAAGACTTTAATCTATTAGAAAACCTTACTGTCTATGAAAACATCGCCTTGCCTTTATCTTTACAGGGAGTAGCAACAAAGCAGATTAAACCAAGTGTATTAAAAGTCGCAAATAATCTGGGCATCCAGGACATCCTTACAAAATATCCAACGGAAATATCAGGTGGACAAAAGCAACGAGTTGCTGCTGCACGTGCCCTTATCCACGAACCCGCCATGATACTGGCTGATGAGCCAACGGGTTCACTCGATTCCAAAAATGCGAAAAGCTTAATGGAAACATTGGTGCATATGAACGAAAACCTCGGTACATCCATTATGCTTGTAACCCATGACCCGCTTAGCGCCAGTTATTGCAAGCGTATTTTATTTATTCAAGATGGTCAACTGTATAAAGAAATCCATCGGAATCATACACGAAACGAGTTTCATCAAAACATACTGGATGTTCTTTCTGAATTTAACACACCAAGCGAATTGAATTAG
- a CDS encoding FtsX-like permease family protein, which yields MLLKLSLTSMRKMFKDYLVLLFGLTISIAIFYMFQTLAQNEAFVEANSMISATMFVFHVGTFILGFITIFYIFYATSFIQTLRQKEMAMYMTLGAKKSKITQLMFMETLFIGLISLVIGIIIGIGLTTVIADLLMEKLDFSAEATGFKAIYTGSILTTIIFYVALFLLTSMVNAWQIGKKKVLDLLQANKKQDFIKTSGVKTFFGVLFSIILIVIGYYIMINMAKLQHFGVILASITVVPGTYLIFISFLPFFVKKLKQNRTLNETGINSFTLGQLRFRMLNLTKVLGTVAMLIALGLGAMTAGISFYHNVEIQSSKLQANDAAIYQPTAEDLNTLEKMKLTEKHTYVYKVSDDGVFFLKESLLKQPPLVPSMEKGMEKLSDVKIKRIEDKLPAPVYSMEGTKGEELPDKWLTAFSYELNASYNMFGERVIHVVDKSHYQQVKAEEKQVILVKADDFSNYLPEFKQLEERQRKVAESYVGKPVENAGGKYNNYVSLKSFSSGTIFMGIFLGIAFLMMMASVLMFKLLSSAGADIQRYQMLRKIGVRKSLLNRSIYRELFLLFLFPAIVGLVHVLIGMQMFSFILVEPYTKIWLPISLFLLIYGSYYVITVQLYKRIVLPKNH from the coding sequence ATGTTATTAAAGCTGTCTTTAACGAGTATGCGGAAAATGTTCAAAGATTATTTAGTTTTATTATTTGGGCTAACGATCTCGATCGCCATTTTCTATATGTTCCAAACACTGGCACAAAATGAAGCCTTTGTTGAAGCAAATTCTATGATTAGTGCAACGATGTTTGTTTTTCATGTAGGAACATTTATTCTCGGGTTTATTACCATTTTTTATATTTTTTATGCCACTTCGTTTATTCAAACATTACGGCAAAAGGAAATGGCTATGTATATGACACTGGGTGCTAAAAAAAGCAAAATTACCCAACTGATGTTTATGGAAACACTGTTTATTGGGCTGATCTCCCTTGTGATCGGCATTATAATCGGGATTGGATTAACGACAGTTATCGCTGATTTATTAATGGAAAAGCTTGACTTTTCAGCAGAAGCTACTGGGTTTAAAGCTATTTATACAGGATCGATTTTGACAACAATCATTTTCTATGTTGCCCTGTTTTTATTAACATCAATGGTTAATGCATGGCAAATTGGTAAGAAAAAAGTTCTTGATTTGTTACAAGCTAATAAAAAACAAGACTTTATTAAAACAAGTGGAGTAAAAACATTTTTCGGCGTGCTTTTTTCCATTATTCTAATCGTCATTGGCTATTATATTATGATTAACATGGCTAAGCTTCAACATTTCGGAGTTATCTTAGCATCCATTACCGTCGTTCCAGGAACATACTTGATTTTTATTTCGTTTTTACCATTCTTTGTGAAAAAGCTGAAACAAAACCGTACTTTAAATGAAACTGGTATCAACTCATTTACACTAGGACAATTACGCTTCCGGATGCTTAACTTAACAAAAGTACTAGGAACAGTAGCTATGTTAATTGCACTTGGATTAGGTGCGATGACAGCAGGAATTTCGTTTTACCATAATGTTGAAATTCAATCATCTAAGCTCCAAGCGAATGATGCTGCTATTTATCAACCAACAGCAGAAGATTTAAATACATTGGAAAAGATGAAATTAACTGAAAAACATACGTATGTATATAAAGTAAGCGATGATGGGGTATTTTTTCTTAAAGAGAGTCTATTAAAGCAGCCACCTTTAGTTCCTAGTATGGAAAAAGGAATGGAAAAGCTGTCAGATGTAAAAATAAAACGGATAGAAGACAAACTCCCTGCTCCTGTATATTCGATGGAAGGGACAAAAGGAGAGGAACTTCCTGATAAATGGTTGACTGCCTTTTCTTATGAATTAAATGCAAGCTATAATATGTTTGGCGAAAGAGTGATCCATGTTGTTGATAAGAGTCATTATCAACAAGTAAAAGCCGAAGAAAAACAAGTTATTTTAGTTAAGGCAGACGACTTTTCAAATTATTTGCCGGAATTTAAGCAATTGGAAGAAAGGCAAAGAAAGGTTGCTGAAAGTTATGTTGGTAAACCTGTAGAAAACGCAGGAGGAAAATACAATAATTACGTTAGTTTAAAAAGTTTTTCCAGTGGTACAATCTTTATGGGTATTTTCTTAGGCATTGCCTTTTTAATGATGATGGCTAGTGTGCTGATGTTTAAATTATTATCAAGTGCCGGAGCAGATATTCAACGCTATCAAATGTTACGAAAAATTGGCGTACGTAAATCGCTATTGAACCGTTCGATTTACCGAGAACTGTTCCTGTTATTCTTATTCCCTGCAATCGTTGGTTTAGTACACGTCTTAATTGGCATGCAAATGTTCTCTTTCATCTTAGTTGAGCCTTATACAAAAATATGGTTGCCAATTAGCCTTTTCTTATTGATCTACGGTTCATATTATGTTATTACTGTCCAATTGTACAAGCGAATTGTACTGCCTAAGAACCATTAA
- a CDS encoding C45 family autoproteolytic acyltransferase/hydolase translates to MANTEKKEPMIFDIHVAEGSNYEVGKQRAETLKEHYPDDIPYYTSPMEGQGYISAATAHKRMMLIDKICPGFTDEIQGFADEIGVESEKIICYANSYHNSYNCCQFAVLPSNTSDGHFYVGRSYEYFVRDERSLCITRVTGKPKHIGFSLQNAGRMDGMNEHGLVVSMSSTAYLKPLDGNGCEFWVAIRAILDRCKNVYEAKCLLEEIPLCTNTNFLVADASNHAAIFEVASFSTDKKRMIERKPFGDLLVATNHYVSHEMNEFDEHHFWNSELRYTSVWNSLLRDAPNINDEKIRKLLSTPYPYGPCCHFYSSGMGTLRSMIFDVSEKNLKVSFGPPDMNPWHEIDIDTPMGLEEIICKYDNIEIENPEHFWREMYRGFGGHSTIRSR, encoded by the coding sequence ATGGCAAATACAGAAAAGAAAGAACCAATGATATTTGACATCCATGTGGCTGAGGGAAGCAATTATGAGGTGGGTAAACAGCGGGCCGAGACTTTAAAAGAACACTATCCGGACGACATTCCCTATTACACCAGTCCCATGGAAGGACAGGGTTATATATCTGCAGCGACTGCCCATAAGAGGATGATGTTAATTGATAAAATATGTCCCGGCTTTACAGATGAAATACAGGGATTTGCAGATGAAATAGGAGTAGAATCGGAAAAAATAATTTGCTATGCAAATTCATATCACAATTCTTATAATTGTTGTCAATTTGCAGTACTCCCTTCAAACACGAGCGATGGACATTTTTATGTTGGAAGAAGCTATGAATACTTTGTAAGGGACGAAAGAAGTTTATGCATTACCCGTGTAACAGGAAAACCAAAGCATATTGGCTTCTCTCTCCAAAACGCAGGAAGAATGGACGGCATGAATGAACACGGTTTAGTTGTTTCCATGTCAAGTACAGCCTACTTGAAACCTCTCGATGGAAATGGGTGTGAATTTTGGGTTGCCATTCGTGCCATTTTAGACCGCTGTAAAAACGTTTATGAAGCGAAATGTTTACTTGAAGAAATCCCATTGTGCACAAATACGAATTTCTTAGTGGCAGACGCTTCTAATCATGCTGCTATATTTGAGGTGGCAAGCTTTTCAACGGACAAAAAAAGAATGATCGAACGGAAACCATTTGGCGATTTATTAGTCGCTACCAATCACTATGTGAGCCATGAAATGAACGAATTTGATGAACATCATTTTTGGAATTCTGAATTGCGATACACCTCTGTATGGAACTCATTATTAAGAGATGCACCTAATATTAATGATGAAAAAATAAGGAAATTACTTTCCACTCCGTATCCATATGGTCCTTGCTGCCATTTCTATTCAAGTGGAATGGGCACGCTTAGAAGTATGATATTTGATGTATCAGAGAAGAATTTAAAGGTTAGTTTTGGTCCACCAGACATGAATCCATGGCATGAAATTGATATTGACACTCCGATGGGACTTGAAGAGATTATATGCAAATATGATAATATAGAAATAGAGAATCCAGAACATTTCTGGAGAGAAATGTATCGAGGGTTTGGTGGGCACTCGACAATTAGATCAAGATAG
- a CDS encoding MFS transporter, translating into MDAQSAMIDKKAEKIWTRDFILICLANFFIFLGFQMTLPTLPLFVKELGGSDQLIGVIVGIFTFSALIMRPYAGYALETKGRRFVYMLGLLIFVLSVGSFAVVSTIFFLLVLRIIQGIGWGFSTTATGTIATDLIPPSRRGEGMGYFGLAGNMALAIGPSLGLMLVDVISFSHFFLICAAGGIVAFILSSKIKYKKVEESPHKTVALKFDIFEKTAIQPSLLLFFITFTFGGIATFLPLHAAEKSIAGIEGYFLVYALFLMVSRTFAGKVYDQKGHLYVFLPGTILIFIAMLLLAWLPSTVILLVAAAMYGLGFGTIQPALQAWAVEKAPENRKGMANATFFSFFDLGVGLGAILFGQIAFLFNYAVIYVTAAGSVLVSIGLYLYLVFLAVRKID; encoded by the coding sequence ATGGACGCACAATCTGCGATGATTGATAAAAAAGCGGAGAAAATTTGGACACGTGACTTTATTCTTATTTGTTTAGCTAACTTCTTTATTTTTTTAGGCTTCCAAATGACTTTACCGACCTTGCCATTATTTGTTAAGGAGTTGGGAGGAAGCGATCAATTAATTGGTGTTATTGTTGGAATATTCACATTTTCTGCATTGATCATGCGCCCATATGCTGGATATGCTTTAGAAACGAAAGGAAGGCGCTTTGTCTATATGCTCGGTTTGCTAATCTTTGTTTTATCTGTCGGCTCATTTGCTGTCGTTTCTACTATTTTCTTCTTACTTGTATTACGAATTATTCAAGGTATTGGTTGGGGATTCTCAACGACAGCAACAGGTACGATTGCAACGGATCTAATCCCGCCTTCCCGTCGTGGAGAGGGAATGGGCTATTTTGGACTCGCAGGTAATATGGCACTGGCAATTGGCCCTTCGCTAGGCTTAATGCTAGTAGATGTTATTAGCTTTTCTCACTTTTTCCTTATCTGTGCTGCTGGTGGAATAGTAGCATTTATTTTATCTAGTAAAATTAAATATAAGAAAGTAGAAGAATCACCGCATAAGACAGTAGCTTTAAAGTTTGATATTTTCGAAAAGACTGCTATACAGCCATCGCTATTATTGTTTTTTATTACGTTTACTTTTGGAGGGATTGCTACATTTTTGCCGCTTCATGCTGCAGAGAAAAGTATTGCAGGTATTGAAGGGTATTTTTTAGTGTATGCTCTATTCCTGATGGTTTCTCGAACCTTTGCCGGAAAAGTATATGATCAAAAAGGTCATTTATATGTTTTCTTACCTGGAACGATACTTATTTTTATTGCGATGCTGTTGCTAGCTTGGCTCCCAAGTACTGTTATTTTATTAGTGGCAGCTGCAATGTATGGACTTGGCTTTGGAACCATTCAGCCGGCGTTACAAGCTTGGGCGGTTGAGAAGGCACCGGAAAACAGAAAAGGGATGGCAAATGCTACCTTTTTTTCCTTTTTTGATTTAGGTGTTGGACTTGGAGCAATTCTATTTGGACAGATTGCTTTTCTATTTAATTATGCAGTGATTTATGTAACTGCAGCAGGTTCTGTACTTGTTTCCATTGGCCTTTACCTCTATTTAGTATTTCTCGCTGTACGTAAGATCGATTAA
- a CDS encoding HAD family hydrolase, translating to MFIGDSDADIQAGLEANVHTIGVKWFPNAQTLTFSKQPDAYFDDITEFVNYVERQIDNLLHCCTENTAVFMFIIERKINIF from the coding sequence ATGTTTATTGGTGATAGTGATGCTGATATTCAAGCAGGACTAGAAGCGAATGTTCATACGATTGGGGTAAAATGGTTTCCTAACGCACAAACGTTAACATTCTCGAAGCAGCCTGATGCGTATTTTGATGATATTACTGAGTTCGTCAATTATGTAGAAAGGCAAATAGATAATTTGTTACACTGCTGTACTGAGAATACAGCAGTGTTTATGTTTATAATTGAAAGGAAAATAAACATTTTTTAA
- a CDS encoding MurR/RpiR family transcriptional regulator encodes MEQETQHGLARIRSNYSRLSEKEKKIADYILKHPKEITHYTINQLADNLEVAESTIFRFCQRIGFKGYQALKIALAAEIVTPIADIHEDIQAGDDVVTVGEKVFRSNIKTLEDTLKIIDEEALKTAVQALVRAEKVEFFGIGGSAIVSLDAYHKFIRSGINVYSNFDAHMQLMSASQLGKQDVAVIISHSGSTKDIIDLLQILKEKQVMTIAITNFAKSPLTKNADILLYTVAEETEFRSEALSSRLAELSIIDVLYTNVMLVKGESAQEALQYMRKAIALKRL; translated from the coding sequence ATGGAACAAGAAACTCAACACGGCTTAGCACGTATCCGCAGTAATTACAGCAGGCTTAGTGAGAAAGAAAAAAAGATAGCCGATTATATCTTAAAGCATCCGAAAGAAATTACTCATTATACGATTAATCAGCTTGCTGATAACTTAGAAGTTGCGGAGTCAACGATTTTTCGCTTTTGTCAGCGAATTGGTTTTAAAGGATACCAAGCTTTAAAGATTGCGCTTGCTGCAGAGATTGTTACACCAATCGCAGATATACATGAGGATATACAAGCTGGCGATGATGTGGTTACGGTTGGTGAAAAAGTATTTCGTTCAAATATCAAAACATTAGAGGATACATTGAAAATTATCGATGAAGAGGCTCTGAAAACAGCAGTTCAAGCACTTGTTCGAGCAGAAAAAGTGGAGTTTTTTGGGATTGGTGGATCGGCAATTGTTTCCCTTGATGCATATCACAAATTTATTCGTAGCGGGATAAATGTGTATTCCAATTTTGATGCTCATATGCAATTAATGTCAGCTTCACAATTAGGAAAACAGGATGTTGCTGTAATTATCTCTCATTCCGGTTCTACAAAGGATATTATTGATTTGCTTCAAATATTAAAGGAGAAACAGGTGATGACAATTGCGATCACGAATTTTGCTAAATCTCCTTTGACAAAGAATGCTGATATTTTACTATATACAGTTGCAGAGGAAACTGAATTTCGTTCAGAAGCGTTATCCTCAAGGCTTGCTGAGCTTAGTATAATTGATGTATTGTATACGAATGTGATGCTTGTAAAAGGAGAGTCTGCTCAAGAAGCATTACAATATATGCGGAAAGCAATAGCTCTAAAACGGCTATAA
- the gnd gene encoding phosphogluconate dehydrogenase (NAD(+)-dependent, decarboxylating) — MEIGIIGLGKMGYHLALNLLDHHHNVRGFDKIEKQAEGITHDNFQFHTSIKTLVKSMPAPRIIWLMVPAGDITERVIQEIAPLLDKEDIIIDGGNSNYKDTIKRNEFLANRGIYFFDCGTSGGINGARHGVCTMIGGDEAKFKEIEPLFKDIAVKDGYLYTGKSGSGHFLKMIHNGIEYGMMQAIAEGFDILHKSEFDYDYEQVATVFNNGSVIRSWLMELMVQAFRKDAKLDNIRGIMHSSGEGKWTVETALDYQVAAPVIALSLMMRYRSLEEDTFTGKVVAALRNEFGGHAVVNNNTQS; from the coding sequence ATGGAAATCGGTATTATCGGACTTGGAAAGATGGGCTATCATTTAGCGCTTAACTTACTAGATCATCATCACAATGTACGTGGCTTTGACAAAATAGAAAAACAGGCAGAAGGAATAACACATGACAACTTTCAGTTCCACACTTCGATTAAAACATTAGTGAAAAGTATGCCAGCTCCCCGTATTATTTGGTTAATGGTTCCCGCGGGTGATATCACAGAACGAGTCATTCAGGAAATTGCACCTCTCCTAGATAAAGAAGATATTATTATTGACGGAGGTAATTCAAATTATAAAGACACGATAAAACGAAATGAATTTTTAGCTAATAGAGGCATATACTTTTTTGATTGTGGTACAAGCGGTGGCATCAATGGTGCTCGCCATGGGGTTTGTACAATGATTGGCGGAGATGAAGCTAAGTTTAAAGAGATCGAGCCGCTTTTTAAAGATATCGCTGTTAAAGATGGCTATTTATATACTGGAAAATCCGGCAGTGGTCATTTTTTAAAGATGATTCATAATGGTATTGAATATGGAATGATGCAAGCAATTGCTGAAGGTTTTGATATTCTCCATAAAAGTGAATTCGATTATGATTATGAACAAGTAGCAACTGTATTTAATAATGGCTCTGTGATTCGTTCATGGCTCATGGAATTGATGGTACAGGCTTTTAGAAAGGATGCTAAGCTGGACAACATTCGCGGAATTATGCATTCTTCAGGTGAAGGAAAATGGACGGTCGAAACGGCTTTAGACTATCAAGTCGCTGCACCAGTCATTGCTCTATCACTCATGATGCGTTATCGTTCGCTAGAAGAAGATACATTTACTGGTAAGGTTGTAGCAGCATTACGAAATGAGTTTGGTGGTCACGCAGTCGTAAATAATAACACGCAATCTTAA
- a CDS encoding superoxide dismutase family protein, with product MRLKHVRLFLAVTFLVLLSLVACNVDNNEQHRDDGRGKNEETDETTATINEAAKEVLVSLKNQSQQIVATATLTENKDGVQIKLKGEKLPPGKHGFHIHETGSCEAPDFSSAGGHYNPNHAKHGKKVSGGPHAGDLPNIEVNQDGTVQTEVIANLVTLEQGESHSLFKKGGTALVIHAKEDDYKSQPAGDAGERIACGVIE from the coding sequence ATGAGGCTAAAACATGTACGTTTATTTCTTGCAGTAACTTTCCTTGTCCTATTGAGCTTGGTAGCTTGTAATGTAGATAATAACGAGCAACATCGAGATGACGGACGTGGAAAGAACGAAGAAACAGACGAAACAACAGCTACTATAAATGAAGCAGCAAAAGAGGTACTTGTTTCTCTAAAAAATCAGAGTCAACAGATAGTAGCGACTGCAACATTAACGGAAAATAAAGATGGTGTTCAAATTAAACTAAAGGGAGAAAAATTACCTCCAGGAAAACACGGATTTCATATTCATGAGACAGGTTCTTGCGAAGCGCCTGATTTTTCTTCGGCAGGTGGACACTATAATCCTAATCATGCGAAACATGGAAAAAAAGTATCAGGAGGGCCCCATGCCGGAGACCTTCCCAATATTGAAGTGAATCAAGATGGAACAGTACAAACCGAAGTAATTGCAAACTTGGTGACGTTGGAACAGGGAGAGAGCCATTCGCTGTTTAAAAAGGGCGGGACAGCGTTAGTTATTCATGCGAAAGAAGATGATTATAAGTCCCAACCTGCAGGTGATGCAGGGGAGCGGATTGCTTGTGGAGTGATTGAATAA
- a CDS encoding PH domain-containing protein, whose amino-acid sequence MGLFDGMMGNASEMDAKKAEQEVADLLANAEHVEHAYKLIRDMLIFTNKRLILLDKQGVTGKKMEYHSIPYKNITHFSVETAGTFDLDAELKLWVSGSSEPIEKTFNKQLNIYKVQAVLANYVCG is encoded by the coding sequence ATGGGCTTATTTGATGGAATGATGGGAAATGCTTCCGAGATGGATGCCAAAAAAGCAGAGCAAGAAGTAGCGGATTTATTAGCGAATGCAGAACATGTAGAACATGCTTATAAGCTAATACGGGACATGTTGATTTTCACGAACAAACGATTAATTCTCCTAGATAAGCAGGGAGTGACCGGAAAGAAAATGGAATATCATTCAATTCCATACAAGAATATTACTCATTTTTCTGTAGAGACAGCTGGAACATTTGATTTAGATGCAGAATTAAAGTTGTGGGTTTCTGGAAGTTCCGAACCAATTGAAAAGACCTTCAACAAACAATTAAACATATATAAAGTTCAGGCAGTTTTAGCTAATTATGTTTGCGGCTAA
- a CDS encoding GntR family transcriptional regulator, with translation MKLPIRLSKTSREPIYHQIENQLKTLIASGQLAEGEPLPSIRVLAKDLETSVITIRRAYQNLEYQGFIRTTQGKGTFVAAVDDTMKQQIKVSEVYQAIEHAVDIAISYDYTIEQIKEIFTEVIQEKEGR, from the coding sequence ATGAAACTGCCAATACGTCTTTCAAAAACATCACGCGAACCAATCTATCATCAAATTGAAAATCAACTAAAGACGTTGATCGCAAGTGGACAGCTGGCGGAAGGCGAACCATTGCCATCCATTCGAGTACTGGCAAAGGATTTGGAAACAAGCGTCATTACTATTCGCCGCGCCTATCAAAATTTAGAATATCAAGGCTTTATTCGAACAACTCAAGGAAAAGGAACCTTTGTGGCAGCAGTAGACGATACAATGAAGCAACAAATTAAAGTTTCTGAAGTATATCAAGCGATTGAACATGCCGTTGACATTGCCATTAGCTATGACTATACGATCGAGCAAATTAAAGAAATCTTTACAGAAGTCATACAGGAAAAGGAAGGACGATAA
- a CDS encoding ATP-binding cassette domain-containing protein, translating into METLLEITNLEKQLESLHIGPIQLTVESGTITTLVGRNGSGKSTLLKLIMNLVKPDQGNIKLLDVFTHGQDESWKQFIAYQPQTIIGWDAFTGQTLKEFIAPLYRVWDEELFQKMVSLFGIPLNRRFRKLSQGMQQKLTIALTISKNTPLLLLDEPTSFMDIPAKQLLMDLLVDWIDQGERAIIMTSHQSADIMKLSDYINVLKNGKLIANFEKETLFATYQRYWLTEKLPAITIPGEVKRTANYLISSSPEQTETFLSTQQIKWTTQEALKIEEIITLLTV; encoded by the coding sequence ATGGAAACATTGCTTGAGATAACCAATTTAGAAAAGCAGCTGGAGAGCTTGCATATCGGACCAATTCAATTAACAGTTGAATCTGGAACTATCACAACCCTTGTTGGCAGAAATGGTTCCGGAAAAAGCACCTTACTCAAGCTGATAATGAATCTAGTAAAACCGGATCAAGGGAACATTAAACTGCTGGATGTATTTACACATGGGCAAGATGAGAGCTGGAAGCAATTTATTGCCTATCAACCACAAACGATTATTGGCTGGGATGCGTTTACCGGACAAACATTAAAAGAATTTATTGCTCCGTTATATCGTGTCTGGGACGAAGAACTGTTTCAAAAAATGGTCTCCTTATTCGGAATCCCGCTAAATCGACGGTTTCGTAAGCTATCACAGGGAATGCAACAAAAACTAACTATCGCTCTTACAATATCAAAAAATACACCATTATTACTGCTTGATGAACCGACTTCATTTATGGATATACCAGCAAAACAACTACTGATGGATCTGCTTGTAGACTGGATAGATCAAGGCGAGCGGGCAATTATCATGACAAGTCATCAATCTGCAGATATTATGAAACTTTCTGATTATATTAACGTACTAAAGAATGGGAAATTAATCGCTAATTTTGAAAAAGAAACTTTATTTGCAACCTATCAGCGTTATTGGCTTACGGAAAAGCTTCCAGCTATTACAATTCCTGGAGAAGTGAAGCGAACTGCCAATTACCTTATTTCTAGCTCTCCTGAACAAACGGAAACATTTCTTAGTACACAGCAAATCAAATGGACGACACAGGAAGCTTTAAAAATTGAAGAAATTATTACACTGCTCACAGTGTGA
- a CDS encoding ABC transporter ATP-binding protein, whose protein sequence is MNTILTVENLGKSFKDKQIISNISFEVKQGEIMAILGPNGAGKSTTIRNIMGIMYPDEGKIMFPNAYNDSIPKNKIGYLPEERGLYKNVKVMDILLYLAKLKDYPLNRAKQRALDYLKKFDLEGKEKVSVEELSKGMGQKVQFIASIIHEPELLILDKPFSGLDPVSQELFKQEIRQLAQHGTAILLSSHQMNLVEEMADRLFMIHHGKKVIYGDMDTVKTEYANFKCTIHGKNDRYELERLPYVQRVEQVNTNIFFI, encoded by the coding sequence TTGAATACAATTCTTACGGTTGAAAACTTAGGAAAGTCATTTAAGGACAAACAAATTATTTCAAATATTTCGTTTGAAGTAAAACAGGGAGAGATTATGGCTATTCTTGGACCAAACGGTGCAGGAAAATCAACAACTATTCGTAACATCATGGGAATTATGTATCCAGACGAAGGAAAAATTATGTTCCCAAACGCTTATAATGACAGTATTCCTAAAAATAAAATTGGTTATTTACCAGAAGAACGAGGACTGTATAAAAATGTAAAGGTGATGGATATTCTCCTCTATTTAGCAAAGCTAAAAGATTATCCACTCAACCGAGCAAAACAACGAGCACTTGATTATTTAAAGAAATTTGATTTGGAAGGAAAGGAAAAAGTTAGTGTGGAGGAACTTTCCAAAGGAATGGGGCAAAAAGTTCAGTTTATCGCTTCCATTATTCATGAACCGGAGTTATTAATTCTGGATAAGCCATTCTCAGGTCTTGACCCTGTTAGCCAAGAGTTGTTTAAACAGGAGATTCGACAGCTGGCTCAACATGGAACGGCTATTCTCCTTTCCTCCCATCAGATGAACCTGGTTGAAGAAATGGCAGATCGTTTATTTATGATCCACCATGGGAAAAAAGTGATTTACGGAGATATGGATACCGTAAAAACAGAATATGCTAATTTTAAATGTACTATCCATGGAAAAAATGACCGGTATGAATTAGAAAGATTGCCCTATGTACAGCGGGTAGAACAAGTGAATACCAACATATTCTTTATCTAG